From a single Leclercia sp. AS011 genomic region:
- a CDS encoding SOS response-associated peptidase: MCGRFAQAQTREAYLAFLADEADCDIPYDPQPIGRYNVAPGTKVLVLSERDDLLHLDPVFWGYAPGWWDKAPLINARLETAASSRMFKPLWHHGRAIVFADGWFEWKKEQDKKQPYFIYRADGQPIFMAAIGSTPFERGDEAEGFLIVTAAADKGLVDIHDRRPLVLTPEAAREWLRETVSGQEAEEIARTGAVPADQFHWHAVTRAVGNVKNQGPELIDEISAS, translated from the coding sequence ATGTGTGGACGTTTCGCCCAGGCGCAGACTCGGGAAGCGTATCTGGCCTTTCTTGCCGATGAAGCGGATTGCGATATTCCTTACGACCCGCAACCTATCGGGCGCTACAACGTTGCGCCCGGCACCAAAGTGCTCGTGCTCAGCGAGCGCGACGATCTGTTGCATCTCGACCCGGTCTTCTGGGGCTACGCCCCCGGCTGGTGGGACAAGGCTCCGCTGATTAACGCCCGCCTGGAGACTGCCGCCAGCAGCCGGATGTTTAAACCGCTGTGGCATCATGGCCGGGCGATTGTCTTTGCCGACGGCTGGTTCGAGTGGAAAAAAGAGCAGGATAAAAAGCAGCCTTACTTTATCTATCGCGCCGACGGGCAACCCATTTTTATGGCCGCCATCGGCAGCACGCCGTTTGAACGCGGGGATGAGGCGGAAGGATTTCTGATCGTCACCGCCGCGGCGGATAAAGGGCTGGTGGATATCCACGACCGGCGACCGCTGGTGTTAACGCCGGAGGCGGCGCGGGAATGGCTGCGTGAGACGGTCAGCGGGCAAGAGGCAGAAGAGATCGCCCGGACCGGTGCAGTACCCGCAGACCAGTTCCACTGGCATGCCGTTACCCGGGCGGTGGGGAATGTGAAGAATCAAGGGCCAGAATTGATTGATGAAATCAGTGCATCTTAA
- a CDS encoding DMT family transporter: MTGKIILTMLAFAANSVLCRVALTGGYIDPASFSDVRIASGALFLIVLMSLRKKPASKIHYDWRSGLVLTLYVLAMSWSYLQIDTGTGALLLFGTVQTAMVIYGWRQGEKIGVLKGTGLVLAVAGTGLLLLPGAHAPEPASALMMIGSGLAWAYYSVKGKSMPEAIPATTGNFILAVPFTLILSLLPSVNRFASAPGLVFAITSGALASGAAYALWYTLLPKMKAMTASTVQLSVPCLATLGGVVLLGETFSLRMLLSMCAVLLGITMVIRARDAR; the protein is encoded by the coding sequence ATGACAGGAAAAATAATACTCACCATGCTGGCGTTTGCCGCGAACTCCGTCCTGTGCAGGGTGGCGCTGACCGGTGGATACATCGATCCGGCCTCCTTCAGCGATGTGCGGATCGCCAGCGGTGCCCTGTTCCTGATAGTTCTGATGAGCCTCCGAAAAAAACCGGCATCGAAAATACATTACGACTGGCGCAGCGGCCTGGTCCTGACGCTGTATGTCCTGGCGATGTCCTGGTCCTATCTGCAGATCGATACCGGAACAGGGGCGCTGCTGCTGTTCGGCACGGTACAGACGGCCATGGTCATCTACGGTTGGCGACAGGGAGAAAAAATAGGTGTGCTGAAGGGAACGGGGCTGGTTCTGGCAGTGGCTGGGACCGGGCTGCTCCTGCTGCCCGGCGCACATGCCCCGGAACCGGCCAGCGCGCTGATGATGATTGGCTCCGGGCTGGCCTGGGCCTACTACTCGGTGAAAGGGAAAAGCATGCCGGAGGCCATCCCGGCGACGACGGGGAATTTTATTCTCGCTGTCCCTTTCACGCTCATTCTCTCGCTATTGCCGTCCGTGAACAGATTTGCCAGCGCGCCCGGCCTGGTGTTTGCCATAACGTCCGGGGCGCTGGCTTCAGGCGCGGCCTACGCCCTGTGGTATACGCTGTTGCCGAAGATGAAAGCCATGACCGCAAGTACCGTGCAGCTCAGCGTCCCTTGCCTTGCCACCCTGGGCGGGGTGGTACTGCTTGGGGAGACATTCAGCCTGCGTATGCTGCTGTCGATGTGCGCCGTGCTACTCGGGATTACGATGGTTATTCGGGCCCGTGATGCTCGCTGA
- a CDS encoding glycoside hydrolase family 15 protein, translated as MPVREEGFIGLGDYAAIGEGRSVALIAPDGSIDWWSAPNLDSPPLFDRLLDPKIGGFFSLTPATDYTVSRAYREDSNVLETRYETADGVVLLTESINSTLAGRLPWSELARRLEGVRGTVPFRLHLRFGTMIETRSPWRSDTFKGSVYHIGDLMAMLHTSENVVITHADDEEIEAEITLKKGSREVVALLVTQSEPLAVPDIQAIDNRIETSHTAWRDWVQGLKYDGLYKDHVIRSALALKFLWYSPTGALAAAATTSLPEGIGGKKNYDYRFAWVRDACLIIKAFTYLGTLEECKAAFSWLSKTIIKHGPEMQACYTLEGELVPEEQYAELQGYRDSQPVRIGNNARNQRQLSMYADMLGVAKLFVEAGHILDTGTSRFLGHLANQCADRWRMKDSGIWELPEERHYTHSKMSCWLALDCAVVLAEHSHIEPTWKARWERERDRIRDWVEEHCWSETHQSYCFYVGDGGQLDASLALVSRYGVKVNPKRMKLTYQAIHRELGHNSAMVYRYSGVEQEESTFIACSFWLAEAWASMGEPAVAAESMEEILKTLCHRGNVETFNEMFDTRTGEWVGNMPQGLSHLALICAAQAISEHHGPE; from the coding sequence ATGCCTGTACGTGAGGAAGGGTTTATTGGTCTGGGTGATTATGCCGCCATCGGCGAGGGCCGCTCTGTAGCGCTCATCGCCCCGGATGGCTCGATTGACTGGTGGAGCGCGCCCAATCTCGACTCCCCGCCCCTGTTTGACCGCCTGCTTGATCCGAAGATCGGCGGATTTTTCAGCCTCACGCCCGCGACGGACTACACCGTCTCCCGCGCCTATCGCGAGGACAGCAACGTGCTGGAAACCCGGTATGAGACGGCTGACGGCGTGGTGTTATTAACCGAATCCATCAACAGCACACTGGCCGGGCGTCTGCCCTGGAGCGAACTGGCGCGGCGGCTGGAAGGGGTGCGTGGCACGGTGCCTTTCCGGCTCCATCTGCGCTTCGGAACCATGATCGAAACCCGCTCGCCCTGGCGCTCCGACACCTTCAAGGGCAGCGTTTATCATATCGGCGACCTGATGGCGATGCTGCATACCAGCGAAAACGTCGTGATTACCCACGCCGATGACGAGGAGATCGAGGCGGAGATCACCCTTAAAAAGGGCAGCCGGGAGGTGGTCGCCCTGCTGGTCACCCAGAGTGAACCGCTGGCGGTGCCGGATATTCAGGCGATTGATAACCGCATCGAAACCAGCCATACCGCCTGGCGGGACTGGGTGCAGGGGCTGAAATACGATGGCCTCTATAAAGATCACGTGATCCGCTCGGCGCTGGCGCTGAAGTTCCTCTGGTACTCGCCAACCGGCGCGCTGGCCGCGGCGGCCACCACCTCCCTGCCGGAAGGGATCGGCGGCAAGAAAAACTACGACTATCGCTTTGCCTGGGTGAGAGATGCGTGCCTGATCATCAAAGCCTTTACCTATCTGGGCACACTTGAAGAGTGTAAGGCGGCGTTCTCCTGGTTGTCGAAAACCATTATCAAACACGGCCCGGAGATGCAGGCCTGCTACACCCTCGAAGGGGAGCTGGTTCCGGAAGAGCAGTACGCGGAGCTCCAGGGCTACCGGGATTCGCAGCCGGTGCGCATTGGCAATAACGCCCGCAACCAGCGTCAGCTGAGTATGTATGCCGATATGCTTGGGGTGGCAAAGCTGTTTGTTGAAGCGGGCCATATTCTGGATACGGGCACCTCACGTTTCCTCGGGCACCTTGCCAATCAGTGCGCCGACCGCTGGCGCATGAAGGATTCCGGGATCTGGGAGCTGCCGGAAGAGCGACATTACACCCACTCGAAAATGTCCTGCTGGCTGGCGCTGGACTGCGCCGTGGTGCTGGCGGAGCACAGCCATATCGAACCCACCTGGAAGGCGCGCTGGGAACGCGAGCGGGACCGGATCCGCGACTGGGTTGAGGAGCACTGCTGGTCGGAAACCCATCAGTCCTACTGCTTCTACGTCGGGGACGGCGGGCAGCTCGACGCCTCGCTGGCGCTGGTTTCACGCTACGGTGTGAAAGTGAACCCGAAACGCATGAAGCTGACCTATCAGGCTATCCACCGCGAGCTGGGCCATAACAGCGCGATGGTCTACCGCTACAGCGGCGTTGAGCAGGAGGAGAGCACCTTTATTGCCTGCTCATTCTGGCTGGCAGAGGCCTGGGCATCGATGGGTGAACCGGCGGTTGCCGCAGAGAGTATGGAGGAAATACTCAAAACGTTGTGCCACCGTGGTAACGTAGAAACCTTCAACGAGATGTTTGATACCCGCACCGGTGAGTGGGTCGGCAATATGCCCCAGGGTCTGAGCCACCTTGCGCTGATCTGCGCCGCGCAGGCCATCAGCGAGCATCACGGGCCCGAATAA
- a CDS encoding DUF4142 domain-containing protein, whose protein sequence is MQKRNNLKVLLLASSLAAMFSAVGVQAQSTSAAQSDASAQTSSTGSMAKLSSGDEKALKDMAQANINEVAAGKIALSKAKSSEVKAFAQKMVDDHGDALTKVQTVAKQKDVTLPTEPDAKHKAMADKLEKESGDAFDKMYMENAGNKDHKMVLSKLQSDAKNIKDPDVKALADAHTPVVEQHLKSAEQMKMPADK, encoded by the coding sequence ATGCAAAAGCGTAACAATCTGAAAGTACTGCTGCTTGCCTCATCACTCGCAGCGATGTTCAGCGCTGTCGGCGTGCAGGCCCAGTCAACGAGCGCCGCGCAAAGTGACGCCTCAGCCCAGACCAGTTCGACCGGATCGATGGCTAAACTCAGCTCCGGTGACGAAAAAGCGTTAAAGGACATGGCGCAGGCCAACATCAATGAAGTTGCCGCCGGGAAGATCGCCCTGAGCAAGGCGAAAAGTAGCGAAGTCAAAGCCTTCGCGCAGAAGATGGTCGATGATCACGGCGATGCTTTAACCAAAGTCCAGACGGTGGCTAAGCAAAAGGATGTGACGCTGCCGACCGAGCCGGACGCTAAACACAAGGCCATGGCCGACAAGCTGGAAAAAGAGAGCGGCGATGCCTTTGACAAGATGTACATGGAAAACGCTGGTAACAAAGACCACAAAATGGTGTTGTCGAAACTGCAGAGTGACGCCAAAAACATCAAGGATCCCGATGTGAAGGCCCTGGCCGATGCGCATACGCCGGTCGTTGAGCAGCACCTGAAGTCAGCCGAGCAGATGAAGATGCCCGCAGACAAGTAA
- a CDS encoding DinB family protein: MSTDKIATLFRYKRWIDSETLQAIKRVDVSANAEKRHLTLRLMNHIYVVDMIFRANITGQKHTYTALNTPETPSADELLTKMSECTEWYIHHVDSMTPAELVETIKFQFVDGGQGEMKAVDMLNHVLFHGTYHRGAVGWLLSESGITPPKDVLTVFLRDHNHD, translated from the coding sequence ATGAGTACAGACAAGATAGCTACGTTGTTTAGATATAAGCGCTGGATAGACAGTGAAACTTTACAAGCGATTAAAAGAGTTGATGTTTCTGCTAATGCAGAAAAGCGCCATCTGACGCTCAGATTGATGAATCACATCTATGTCGTTGATATGATTTTTCGAGCTAACATTACCGGCCAGAAGCACACCTACACGGCCCTGAATACGCCAGAAACCCCCTCTGCAGATGAACTTTTGACAAAGATGAGTGAATGCACTGAGTGGTATATTCACCATGTCGATTCAATGACCCCCGCAGAGCTTGTAGAAACCATAAAATTCCAGTTTGTCGATGGCGGACAGGGAGAAATGAAAGCGGTCGATATGCTCAATCATGTGCTGTTTCATGGGACATATCATCGGGGTGCAGTGGGCTGGCTGCTTTCAGAAAGTGGCATCACCCCTCCGAAGGATGTACTGACCGTTTTTCTCAGAGATCATAACCACGATTAA
- a CDS encoding GNAT family N-acetyltransferase, protein MDNPGLDITISPAQPEHFAALRAIELAAFETLREAGAVTGQAVANRLEDFCDFSRDGLLLAAFTPDTTPVGFIAGKIENRWLHIAEMDVHPHWQRRGIGRVLLQTMLSYGQQCGLAGATLTTDNIAAFNAKFYTTLGFAVVEGESCPLHLISQKEEEVEMGFDPARRVGMRLDF, encoded by the coding sequence ATGGATAACCCGGGCCTGGACATCACTATCAGCCCTGCACAGCCTGAACATTTTGCTGCATTACGTGCCATTGAATTAGCTGCTTTTGAGACACTACGCGAAGCAGGGGCGGTAACAGGTCAGGCTGTCGCAAATCGGCTGGAGGATTTTTGTGATTTCAGCCGCGACGGTTTGCTGCTCGCCGCGTTTACTCCAGATACTACCCCCGTAGGCTTTATAGCTGGCAAAATCGAAAACAGATGGCTGCACATTGCTGAAATGGATGTGCATCCACACTGGCAGCGCCGCGGGATCGGCAGAGTGTTATTGCAGACAATGCTCTCTTACGGGCAGCAATGCGGCCTGGCCGGTGCCACATTGACAACAGATAACATAGCCGCCTTCAACGCAAAATTTTATACCACGCTGGGTTTTGCGGTAGTGGAGGGCGAATCGTGCCCGCTTCACCTGATAAGCCAGAAAGAAGAGGAAGTTGAAATGGGGTTCGATCCGGCGCGGCGCGTAGGGATGCGGTTGGACTTTTAA
- a CDS encoding helix-turn-helix domain-containing protein produces the protein MKELDIGVVAELAGVTASALRYYEKKGLIKPVGRNGLRRQYHENVLSKLQLITLGQAAGFTLDEIASMFGTEGKIALDRERLSQRSREIDATIRKLQLLSRGLKHVAQCTQPVHTDCEEFKRVIAKGLKLVG, from the coding sequence ATGAAGGAACTGGATATCGGAGTAGTCGCGGAGCTTGCCGGGGTGACAGCCTCAGCGCTGCGGTATTACGAAAAGAAAGGGTTAATCAAACCTGTTGGCCGTAATGGCCTGAGACGGCAGTACCACGAAAATGTGCTTAGTAAACTGCAACTGATAACGTTGGGACAGGCGGCAGGATTTACTCTGGATGAGATTGCGTCGATGTTCGGGACGGAAGGTAAAATAGCCCTGGATCGCGAGCGTCTTAGCCAACGCTCGAGGGAGATTGACGCGACCATTCGCAAACTACAGCTGTTAAGCCGTGGGCTTAAGCATGTTGCACAGTGTACGCAGCCAGTGCATACCGATTGCGAAGAGTTTAAAAGAGTAATTGCGAAAGGGCTAAAGCTGGTCGGATAA
- a CDS encoding DUF2938 domain-containing protein translates to MFIVLKTVLTGIGATLVMDVWSGCQKHFLRIPPLNYALVGRWILSLPGGKFYHHTINSTPRMRGELMTGWVFHYLTGIVFAFIPLLLKGAVWFSEPSLSAGLLAGVVTLFAPFMILQPALGFGIAASRTPRPWLARLLSLLTHMAYGFGLYVAAFAIAE, encoded by the coding sequence ATGTTTATTGTTTTGAAAACGGTCCTGACAGGCATTGGCGCAACGCTGGTGATGGATGTGTGGTCAGGGTGTCAAAAGCACTTCCTCAGGATCCCACCACTCAACTATGCCCTGGTGGGGCGCTGGATATTAAGTTTGCCCGGGGGAAAGTTTTACCATCATACGATTAACTCGACGCCGCGAATGCGGGGTGAGTTGATGACTGGCTGGGTATTTCACTATCTGACCGGGATAGTTTTTGCTTTCATACCCCTTTTACTGAAGGGTGCAGTTTGGTTCAGTGAACCCTCTCTTTCAGCAGGCCTGCTGGCAGGTGTAGTAACGCTATTTGCGCCGTTTATGATCCTGCAGCCGGCGTTGGGTTTTGGCATCGCTGCGTCGCGCACGCCTCGCCCGTGGCTGGCTCGCCTGCTGAGTCTGCTCACGCACATGGCGTATGGATTCGGGCTTTATGTCGCGGCCTTTGCGATCGCTGAGTGA
- a CDS encoding methionine synthase: MKTLLPTSTAGSLPKPSWLAQPETLWSPWKLENEELLAGKQDALRLSLDDQLRAGIDIVSDGEQTRQHFVTTFIEHLSGVDFEKREVVKIRNRYDASVPTVVGAVARQKPVFVDDAKYLRQLTTQPIKWALPGPMTMIDTLYDNHYKSREKLAWEFAKILNQEARELEAAGVDIIQFDEPAFNVFFDEVNDWGIAALERAIEGLKCETAVHICYGYGIKANTDWKKTLGSEWRQYEEAFPKLQTSNIDIISLECHNSRVPMDLLELIRGKKVMVGAIDVATNTIETPEEVASTLRKALQFVDADKLYPSTNCGMAPLSRQVANGKLNALSAGAEIIRREL, encoded by the coding sequence ATGAAAACATTGCTCCCCACCTCTACGGCTGGCAGCCTGCCAAAACCGTCCTGGCTTGCGCAACCTGAGACCCTGTGGTCTCCCTGGAAGCTGGAAAATGAGGAATTACTCGCCGGTAAGCAGGATGCGCTGCGGTTATCCCTCGACGATCAGCTGCGGGCGGGTATTGATATCGTCAGCGATGGTGAGCAAACGCGTCAGCACTTCGTTACCACCTTTATTGAACACCTCAGCGGCGTCGATTTTGAGAAGCGTGAAGTGGTTAAGATCCGTAATCGCTATGATGCCAGCGTGCCGACCGTTGTAGGTGCCGTCGCCCGTCAGAAGCCGGTGTTTGTCGACGACGCGAAATATCTTCGTCAGCTCACCACCCAGCCGATCAAATGGGCGCTGCCGGGTCCGATGACCATGATCGACACCCTCTATGACAATCACTATAAGAGCCGTGAAAAACTGGCCTGGGAGTTCGCCAAAATTCTCAACCAGGAAGCCAGAGAGTTAGAGGCGGCGGGTGTGGATATTATCCAGTTTGATGAGCCTGCCTTTAACGTGTTCTTTGATGAGGTGAATGACTGGGGTATCGCCGCGCTGGAACGCGCCATTGAAGGGCTGAAGTGTGAAACGGCGGTACACATCTGCTACGGCTATGGCATCAAAGCCAACACCGACTGGAAAAAGACCCTGGGATCCGAGTGGCGGCAATATGAAGAGGCCTTCCCTAAACTCCAGACCTCGAATATCGATATTATCTCGCTGGAGTGCCATAACTCCCGCGTGCCGATGGATCTGCTGGAGCTGATCCGCGGTAAAAAAGTGATGGTAGGTGCCATTGATGTGGCCACCAACACCATCGAGACGCCGGAAGAAGTGGCCAGCACCTTACGCAAGGCATTGCAGTTCGTTGATGCCGACAAGCTCTATCCGTCGACCAACTGTGGGATGGCTCCCCTGTCCCGTCAGGTTGCTAACGGCAAACTGAATGCCTTAAGCGCCGGGGCGGAGATTATTCGCAGAGAGCTATAA
- a CDS encoding DUF1852 domain-containing protein — MNKDFTFTIKRSRFDENYNPSENTRITTNFANLARGDNRQQNLRNTLVMIDNRFNALAHWDNPKGDRYTVELDIISVEMNIEAEDNRFTFPAIEILKTTIVDKQTNERIEGIVGNNFSSYVRDYDFSVLLPDHNKAQAEFSIPQDFGALHGNIFKHFVNSEAYQQNFSKPPVICLSVSNKNVYQRIGNEHPVLGIEYQQQGSSLTEAYFKKMGLQVRYFMPPNSAAPLAFFFIGDLLNDYSFIELIGTISTMETFQKIYRPEIYNANSVAGQHYQPSLTNQDHSLTKIVYDREERSQLAIEQGKFTEKHFIKPYKNILEQWSAQYAF, encoded by the coding sequence ATGAATAAAGACTTTACCTTTACGATCAAACGCAGCCGTTTCGACGAGAATTATAACCCCTCTGAAAACACGCGTATTACCACTAACTTTGCCAATCTGGCCCGCGGCGATAACCGCCAGCAGAACCTGCGTAATACGTTAGTGATGATCGACAACCGATTCAACGCCCTGGCGCACTGGGATAACCCCAAAGGCGATCGTTACACCGTTGAGCTGGATATTATCTCTGTTGAGATGAATATTGAGGCGGAAGATAACCGCTTCACCTTCCCGGCCATTGAAATACTGAAAACCACTATTGTTGATAAACAGACCAACGAGCGCATCGAAGGGATTGTCGGGAATAACTTCTCTTCCTACGTGCGGGATTATGATTTCAGCGTATTGCTGCCGGATCACAATAAAGCTCAGGCTGAGTTCAGCATTCCGCAGGATTTTGGCGCATTACACGGCAATATCTTCAAACACTTTGTGAACTCCGAAGCGTACCAGCAGAACTTCAGCAAGCCGCCGGTGATCTGCCTCAGCGTCTCCAATAAAAATGTCTATCAGCGCATCGGGAATGAACATCCGGTATTAGGCATCGAATACCAGCAGCAGGGATCGTCGCTGACCGAAGCCTACTTCAAAAAAATGGGCCTGCAGGTTCGCTACTTTATGCCGCCAAACAGCGCTGCGCCGCTGGCGTTCTTTTTCATCGGCGATTTACTGAATGACTACAGCTTTATTGAGCTGATCGGCACCATCAGTACCATGGAGACGTTCCAGAAAATTTATCGCCCTGAAATTTACAACGCCAACTCGGTCGCCGGGCAACACTATCAGCCCAGCCTGACGAACCAGGATCACTCCCTGACCAAAATTGTTTACGATCGCGAAGAGCGTAGCCAGTTAGCCATTGAGCAGGGGAAGTTTACCGAGAAACACTTCATCAAACCGTACAAGAATATTCTTGAGCAATGGTCTGCTCAGTACGCGTTCTGA
- a CDS encoding FAD-binding oxidoreductase, translated as MKGNIDEFKRHFQGEVLLPDDAGYDEVRQIWNAMIDRKPALIARCTSTEDVIRAVQFGRTHHLLISVRGGGHNIAGNAVCDDGLMIDLSLMKDVQVDVTTRTASVGPGCTLGDFDQVVQAHGLATPLGINSTTGVAGLTLGGGFGWLSRKYGMTIDNLLSAEVITADGQQLNASEAENADLFWGLRGGGGNFGVVTRFDFQLHPVGPNVLSGLIVFPFEQAKAVITQFARFTETMPEELNVWMVTRKAPPLPFLPAEVHGREMIALALCYVGDPEEGERLIAPLREFGTVLGEHVGVQPYTAWQQAFDPLLAKGARNYWKSHNFAQISDGVIEAIIDYAARLPSPHCEIFIGTIGGQTTRVAPEAMAYSSRDANYVMNVHGRWETAAEDERCIAWAREFFARSQPFASCGAYINFLTQEETDRIAFAYGATWNRLVELKSKYDPTNLFRMNQNIKPV; from the coding sequence ATGAAGGGCAATATCGACGAATTTAAACGGCACTTCCAGGGGGAAGTGCTTCTTCCGGACGATGCCGGGTACGACGAGGTGCGCCAGATCTGGAATGCCATGATCGACCGCAAACCCGCGTTAATCGCACGCTGCACGTCAACCGAAGATGTTATCCGCGCCGTCCAGTTTGGTCGCACGCACCATCTCCTTATTTCTGTTCGCGGGGGCGGGCACAACATCGCGGGCAACGCCGTCTGCGACGACGGCCTGATGATCGACCTGTCGCTGATGAAGGACGTGCAGGTGGATGTGACCACCCGCACCGCCAGCGTCGGGCCCGGCTGCACCCTGGGCGACTTTGACCAGGTGGTGCAGGCCCATGGTCTCGCCACGCCGCTGGGCATTAACTCGACCACCGGCGTGGCGGGCCTGACGCTCGGCGGCGGGTTCGGCTGGCTGAGCCGCAAGTACGGCATGACCATCGACAATCTGCTCTCAGCCGAAGTCATTACCGCCGACGGCCAGCAGCTGAACGCCAGCGAAGCGGAAAACGCGGATCTCTTCTGGGGGCTGCGGGGCGGCGGTGGCAACTTCGGGGTGGTGACGCGTTTCGACTTCCAGCTTCATCCCGTCGGGCCGAACGTGCTGAGCGGGCTGATCGTCTTTCCGTTTGAGCAGGCCAAAGCGGTGATTACGCAGTTCGCCCGCTTCACCGAAACCATGCCGGAGGAGCTGAACGTCTGGATGGTGACCCGCAAGGCACCGCCGCTGCCGTTCCTGCCCGCAGAGGTGCACGGCAGGGAGATGATCGCCCTGGCCCTGTGCTATGTGGGCGATCCGGAAGAGGGCGAAAGGCTGATCGCGCCGCTGCGTGAGTTCGGCACGGTGCTCGGCGAGCACGTCGGCGTCCAGCCCTATACGGCGTGGCAGCAGGCCTTCGATCCGCTGCTGGCGAAAGGGGCGCGCAACTACTGGAAGTCGCACAACTTCGCGCAAATCAGCGATGGGGTGATCGAGGCCATCATCGACTATGCGGCCCGACTGCCGTCACCGCACTGCGAAATCTTCATCGGGACCATTGGCGGCCAGACGACCCGCGTCGCGCCCGAGGCCATGGCTTACTCCAGCCGGGATGCGAATTACGTGATGAACGTGCACGGCCGCTGGGAAACCGCCGCCGAGGATGAGCGCTGCATCGCCTGGGCCCGGGAGTTCTTTGCCAGGTCACAGCCTTTTGCCAGCTGCGGAGCATATATTAACTTCCTCACGCAGGAGGAGACCGACCGCATCGCCTTCGCCTATGGGGCGACCTGGAACCGACTGGTGGAGCTGAAAAGTAAGTACGACCCGACAAATCTGTTCCGGATGAACCAGAATATTAAGCCGGTATAA
- the ycgZ gene encoding regulatory protein YcgZ, producing MRGNSSHQGSAQTIAAYFNKASLRSQQETLGLIVGEILKEGRNLSRLAICTKLLRRVEQTDDEAEIAHYNELIALFFERE from the coding sequence ATGCGAGGGAACAGTTCGCACCAGGGGTCAGCCCAGACAATTGCGGCTTATTTCAACAAGGCCAGCCTGCGTAGCCAGCAGGAGACGCTGGGTTTAATTGTGGGAGAGATCCTGAAAGAGGGGCGTAATCTGAGCCGACTGGCTATCTGTACCAAACTACTGCGTCGTGTTGAACAGACCGATGATGAAGCAGAAATTGCTCACTATAACGAACTTATTGCGCTGTTCTTTGAACGCGAATAA